One genomic region from Capra hircus breed San Clemente chromosome 18, ASM170441v1, whole genome shotgun sequence encodes:
- the ZNF444 gene encoding zinc finger protein 444 isoform X1, with product MTRPGCLGTSGFRARGLAGSSRGGRRSGGEWGRAHKRRASCSSRGAGGKLRLGMGQPALPRGAPPPEGALTAAAPRRRRDPAAGPMEALGLGPVKQEQGAAEGLTADSPWHRFRHFHLGDAPGPREALGLLRALCRAWLRPEVRTKEQMLELLVLEQFLSALPTEVQAWVCSRRPQSGEEAVTLLEELWGPATRAPQDATGGSGVGVGEEAGGATPSGDAAPRTEEPATADAQAARPYKQEPGSPPPAPPAPPAPGLPAFLTAPGTTSCPDCGKASLKPAHLLRHRQSHSGEKPHACPECGKAFRRKEHLRRHRGTHPGGPGPALRPLPAREKPHACCECGKTFYWREHLVRHRKTHSGARPFACWQCGKGFGRREHVLRHQRTHGRAAGAGGVAPGPEGAAPFPPWPLG from the exons ATGACAAGGCCCGGGTGCCTGGGCACCAGCGGCTTCCGTGCGCGCGGCCTCGCTGGGTCCTCGCGGGGAGGACGCAGGAGTGGGGGAGAGTGGGGACGGGCCCACAAGCGGCGGGCGAGCTGTTCAtctcggggggcgggggggaaactgaggctcgggaTGGGGCAGCCAGCCCTCCCACGTGGGGCCCCCCCGCCGGAGGGCGCTCTGACCGCGGCCGCTCCCCGCAGGCGCCGTGACCCCGCCGCCGGCCCCATGGAGGCGCTGGGCCTGGGCCCCGTGAAGCAGGAGCAAGGCGCCGCCGAGGGCCTGACCGCCGACTCGCCGTGGCACCGCTTCCGCCACTTCCACCTGGGCGATGCCCCGGGGCCCCGCGAGGCTCTGGGGCTGCTGCGCGCGCTCTGCCGGGCCTGGCTGCGGCCCGAGGTGCGCACCAAGGAGCAGATGCTGGAGCTGCTGGTGCTCGAGCAGTTCCTGAGCGCGCTGCCCACCGAGGTGCAGGCCTGGGTGTGCAGCCGCCGGCCGCAGAGCGGCGAGGAGGCCGTGACGCTGCTGGAGGAGCTGTGG GGACCAGCGACGAGGGCGCCTCAGGATGCGACCGGAGGCTCCGGGGTCGGCGTgggagaggaagctggtggggcgACGCCCTCAG GAGATGCGGCCCCCAGGACTGAGGAACCGGCGACGGCAGACGCCCAGGCCGCGCGCCCCTACAAGCAGGAGCCGGGCAGCCCCCCGCCGGCGCCGCCAGCCCCGCCTGCGCCCGGCCTGCCCGCCTTCCTGACGGCCCCGGGCACCACGTCCTGCCCCGACTGCGGCAAGGCCTCGCTGAAGCCTGCGCACCTGCTGCGCCACCGGCAGAGCCACTCAGGCGAGAAGCCGCACGCCTGCCCCGAGTGCGGCAAGGCCTTCCGGCGCAAGGAGCACCTGCGGCGCCACCGCGGCACGCACCCTGGCGGCCCGGGCCCGGCTCTGCGCCCGCTGCCCGCGCGCGAGAAGCCGCACGCCTGCTGCGAGTGCGGCAAGACCTTCTACTGGCGCGAGCACTTGGTGCGCCACCGCAAGACGCACTCGGGCGCCCGGCCCTTCGCCTGCTGGCAGTGCGGCAAGGGCTTCGGGCGCCGCGAGCACGTGCTCCGCCACCAGCGCACCCACGGGCGCGCGGCCGGCGCGGGCGGAGTGGCCCCGGGCCCCGAGGGCGCCGCGCCCTTCCCGCCCTGGCCCCTGGGGTAG
- the ZNF444 gene encoding zinc finger protein 444 isoform X2 — MTRPGCLGTSGFRARGLAGSSRGGRRSGGEWGRAHKRRASCSSRGAGGKLRLGMGQPALPRGAPPPEGALTAAAPRRRRDPAAGPMEALGLGPVKQEQGAAEGLTADSPWHRFRHFHLGDAPGPREALGLLRALCRAWLRPEVRTKEQMLELLVLEQFLSALPTEVQAWVCSRRPQSGEEAVTLLEELWGPATRAPQDATGGSGVGVGEEAGGATPSGDAAPRTEEPATADAQAARPYKQEPGSPPPAPPAPPAPGLPAFLTAPGTTSCPDCGKASLKPAHLLRHRQSHSGEKPHACPECGKAFRRKEHLRRHRGTHPGGPGPALRPLPAREKPHACCECGKTFYWREHLVRHRKTHSGARPFACWQCGKGFGRREHVLRHQRPAPLPWLRTRCLSPVA; from the exons ATGACAAGGCCCGGGTGCCTGGGCACCAGCGGCTTCCGTGCGCGCGGCCTCGCTGGGTCCTCGCGGGGAGGACGCAGGAGTGGGGGAGAGTGGGGACGGGCCCACAAGCGGCGGGCGAGCTGTTCAtctcggggggcgggggggaaactgaggctcgggaTGGGGCAGCCAGCCCTCCCACGTGGGGCCCCCCCGCCGGAGGGCGCTCTGACCGCGGCCGCTCCCCGCAGGCGCCGTGACCCCGCCGCCGGCCCCATGGAGGCGCTGGGCCTGGGCCCCGTGAAGCAGGAGCAAGGCGCCGCCGAGGGCCTGACCGCCGACTCGCCGTGGCACCGCTTCCGCCACTTCCACCTGGGCGATGCCCCGGGGCCCCGCGAGGCTCTGGGGCTGCTGCGCGCGCTCTGCCGGGCCTGGCTGCGGCCCGAGGTGCGCACCAAGGAGCAGATGCTGGAGCTGCTGGTGCTCGAGCAGTTCCTGAGCGCGCTGCCCACCGAGGTGCAGGCCTGGGTGTGCAGCCGCCGGCCGCAGAGCGGCGAGGAGGCCGTGACGCTGCTGGAGGAGCTGTGG GGACCAGCGACGAGGGCGCCTCAGGATGCGACCGGAGGCTCCGGGGTCGGCGTgggagaggaagctggtggggcgACGCCCTCAG GAGATGCGGCCCCCAGGACTGAGGAACCGGCGACGGCAGACGCCCAGGCCGCGCGCCCCTACAAGCAGGAGCCGGGCAGCCCCCCGCCGGCGCCGCCAGCCCCGCCTGCGCCCGGCCTGCCCGCCTTCCTGACGGCCCCGGGCACCACGTCCTGCCCCGACTGCGGCAAGGCCTCGCTGAAGCCTGCGCACCTGCTGCGCCACCGGCAGAGCCACTCAGGCGAGAAGCCGCACGCCTGCCCCGAGTGCGGCAAGGCCTTCCGGCGCAAGGAGCACCTGCGGCGCCACCGCGGCACGCACCCTGGCGGCCCGGGCCCGGCTCTGCGCCCGCTGCCCGCGCGCGAGAAGCCGCACGCCTGCTGCGAGTGCGGCAAGACCTTCTACTGGCGCGAGCACTTGGTGCGCCACCGCAAGACGCACTCGGGCGCCCGGCCCTTCGCCTGCTGGCAGTGCGGCAAGGGCTTCGGGCGCCGCGAGCACGTGCTCCGCCACCA GCGCCCGGCGCCTCTGCCCTGGCTCCGCACCCGGTGCCTGAGCCCTGTCGCGTGA
- the ZNF444 gene encoding zinc finger protein 444 isoform X3, which translates to MEALGLGPVKQEQGAAEGLTADSPWHRFRHFHLGDAPGPREALGLLRALCRAWLRPEVRTKEQMLELLVLEQFLSALPTEVQAWVCSRRPQSGEEAVTLLEELWGPATRAPQDATGGSGVGVGEEAGGATPSGDAAPRTEEPATADAQAARPYKQEPGSPPPAPPAPPAPGLPAFLTAPGTTSCPDCGKASLKPAHLLRHRQSHSGEKPHACPECGKAFRRKEHLRRHRGTHPGGPGPALRPLPAREKPHACCECGKTFYWREHLVRHRKTHSGARPFACWQCGKGFGRREHVLRHQRTHGRAAGAGGVAPGPEGAAPFPPWPLG; encoded by the exons ATGGAGGCGCTGGGCCTGGGCCCCGTGAAGCAGGAGCAAGGCGCCGCCGAGGGCCTGACCGCCGACTCGCCGTGGCACCGCTTCCGCCACTTCCACCTGGGCGATGCCCCGGGGCCCCGCGAGGCTCTGGGGCTGCTGCGCGCGCTCTGCCGGGCCTGGCTGCGGCCCGAGGTGCGCACCAAGGAGCAGATGCTGGAGCTGCTGGTGCTCGAGCAGTTCCTGAGCGCGCTGCCCACCGAGGTGCAGGCCTGGGTGTGCAGCCGCCGGCCGCAGAGCGGCGAGGAGGCCGTGACGCTGCTGGAGGAGCTGTGG GGACCAGCGACGAGGGCGCCTCAGGATGCGACCGGAGGCTCCGGGGTCGGCGTgggagaggaagctggtggggcgACGCCCTCAG GAGATGCGGCCCCCAGGACTGAGGAACCGGCGACGGCAGACGCCCAGGCCGCGCGCCCCTACAAGCAGGAGCCGGGCAGCCCCCCGCCGGCGCCGCCAGCCCCGCCTGCGCCCGGCCTGCCCGCCTTCCTGACGGCCCCGGGCACCACGTCCTGCCCCGACTGCGGCAAGGCCTCGCTGAAGCCTGCGCACCTGCTGCGCCACCGGCAGAGCCACTCAGGCGAGAAGCCGCACGCCTGCCCCGAGTGCGGCAAGGCCTTCCGGCGCAAGGAGCACCTGCGGCGCCACCGCGGCACGCACCCTGGCGGCCCGGGCCCGGCTCTGCGCCCGCTGCCCGCGCGCGAGAAGCCGCACGCCTGCTGCGAGTGCGGCAAGACCTTCTACTGGCGCGAGCACTTGGTGCGCCACCGCAAGACGCACTCGGGCGCCCGGCCCTTCGCCTGCTGGCAGTGCGGCAAGGGCTTCGGGCGCCGCGAGCACGTGCTCCGCCACCAGCGCACCCACGGGCGCGCGGCCGGCGCGGGCGGAGTGGCCCCGGGCCCCGAGGGCGCCGCGCCCTTCCCGCCCTGGCCCCTGGGGTAG